One Echinicola strongylocentroti DNA window includes the following coding sequences:
- a CDS encoding S1C family serine protease, producing MQKSLTTFMLAFVAGLLGAWAYQQFFYPHLSIAEVQKSHQESFSHQVNNFTESSPSPTKATESPLPISFVEASERSTESVVFIKNFSGTDYRRYSMFDFFFGPQGGSGQRVSTGSGVIFSKDGYIITNNHVVEDAETLEVIHHKKTYKAKLIGTDPNTDIAVLKIDAENLPAIEKGSSRDLKIGEWVIAVGNPFNLTSTVTAGIVSAKERQINILGGDFPLESFIQTDAAINPGNSGGALVNVKGELVGINTAILSKTGTYTGYGFAVPVDIAAKIANDLINYGEVQKAIPGVGTEEITPEIAEEMNLNSLDGVIVNHVIRNGAAEKAGLEIGDVIIGIDDTEIKGKGSFEEALSYHYPGDQVTLYYLRDNQQKNADITLQNLHGGTGVIEKAFYSSTLLGAKLEAVNTVDKDRYEIDYGVKITALTRGYLSELGLGNGFILTEVNGEPAEEPDEIGTFLEEYSGRLVLEGITPRGRVFRQSYSVR from the coding sequence ATGCAAAAAAGCTTAACCACTTTCATGCTGGCCTTTGTAGCCGGACTGCTTGGCGCTTGGGCCTACCAGCAGTTTTTTTATCCCCATCTATCTATTGCCGAAGTGCAAAAAAGCCATCAGGAGTCATTTTCCCACCAGGTCAATAACTTCACAGAATCAAGCCCCTCCCCGACGAAGGCCACGGAGTCCCCACTCCCTATTTCCTTTGTAGAAGCTTCCGAGCGGAGTACCGAATCGGTGGTATTTATCAAAAACTTCTCCGGAACAGACTATCGACGATATAGTATGTTTGACTTCTTCTTTGGGCCTCAAGGCGGGTCAGGACAGCGTGTGAGCACGGGATCTGGGGTCATCTTTAGTAAAGACGGCTATATCATCACCAACAACCATGTCGTCGAAGATGCCGAAACCCTCGAAGTGATCCACCATAAAAAAACGTACAAAGCCAAACTCATCGGCACTGACCCAAACACGGACATCGCGGTGCTTAAAATCGACGCAGAGAATCTTCCAGCCATCGAAAAGGGAAGTAGCCGTGATCTCAAAATCGGCGAATGGGTCATTGCCGTAGGCAATCCATTTAACCTTACCTCCACCGTCACAGCTGGCATTGTATCTGCAAAAGAACGACAAATCAACATACTAGGAGGTGATTTCCCGTTGGAATCCTTTATTCAGACAGATGCGGCCATCAATCCGGGCAATTCCGGTGGAGCACTCGTTAATGTCAAAGGAGAGCTTGTAGGCATCAATACCGCCATTCTCTCCAAGACAGGCACCTACACCGGCTATGGTTTTGCTGTCCCCGTCGACATCGCTGCCAAAATCGCCAATGATCTCATCAATTACGGGGAGGTACAAAAAGCCATTCCGGGAGTAGGAACAGAAGAGATCACCCCTGAAATAGCTGAGGAAATGAACCTCAATTCCCTGGATGGAGTCATTGTCAACCATGTCATCCGTAACGGTGCGGCTGAAAAAGCAGGCTTAGAAATCGGTGACGTCATTATCGGCATCGACGACACCGAAATCAAGGGGAAAGGCAGTTTTGAAGAAGCCCTTTCCTACCATTATCCCGGAGATCAAGTGACCTTGTATTACCTACGTGACAATCAGCAAAAGAACGCCGACATCACCCTCCAAAATCTCCACGGAGGCACTGGTGTCATCGAAAAGGCTTTTTATTCTTCCACACTGCTGGGCGCAAAACTGGAAGCTGTCAATACGGTGGACAAAGATCGTTATGAAATCGACTATGGCGTAAAAATCACCGCACTTACACGTGGATACCTCAGTGAACTGGGATTGGGCAACGGCTTTATCCTGACAGAGGTAAATGGAGAGCCGGCCGAAGAGCCGGATGAAATCGGCACTTTTCTGGAAGAATACAGCGGAAGGCTCGTCTTAGAAGGAATCACCCCACGAGGCAGGGTATTCAGACAATCCTATAGCGTAAGATGA
- a CDS encoding cold-shock protein, which produces MLTGKVKFYNEAKGFGFIIDDESQSDVFVHATGLVEKVVQNDKVAYDVKEGKKGLNAINVRKA; this is translated from the coding sequence ATGCTTACCGGAAAAGTGAAATTTTACAATGAAGCTAAAGGATTCGGTTTTATCATTGACGACGAATCCCAATCAGACGTCTTTGTCCATGCTACGGGCTTGGTAGAAAAAGTAGTACAAAATGACAAAGTAGCTTATGATGTTAAAGAAGGAAAAAAAGGATTGAATGCTATAAATGTGAGAAAAGCATAG
- a CDS encoding 1-deoxy-D-xylulose-5-phosphate reductoisomerase: MSSKKRVALLGSTGSIGTQALEVIKSHAEHFEVEVLTAQNNVDLLIQQALEFQPNAVVIANETHYRQLKEALEPHYVKVYAGEKALAQVVEMETIDVVLTALVGYSGLLPTISAINAGKQIALANKETLVVAGELITRLAREKGVNIYPVDSEHSAIFQCLVGEFHNPIEKLILTASGGPFRGKDRLFLENVTKEQALKHPNWDMGAKITIDSASLMNKGLEVIEAKWLFGVRPEQIEVVVHPQSIVHSLVQFEDGSIKAQLGLPDMRIPIQFALTYPDRMVSDFPRFDFMQYPSLDFEKPDMETFKNLQLAFDALERGGNAACVLNAANEVVVAAFLRDQVRFLEMSDIIAETMSKVDFVSSPRLEDFVTTDKMARIKAKELIKINE; this comes from the coding sequence ATGTCAAGTAAAAAACGCGTGGCCCTATTGGGTTCTACCGGTAGTATTGGTACACAGGCTTTGGAGGTGATCAAGAGCCATGCTGAGCATTTTGAGGTAGAAGTATTGACGGCCCAAAATAATGTAGATTTATTGATTCAGCAGGCCTTGGAGTTTCAGCCCAATGCCGTGGTCATCGCCAATGAAACCCATTATCGGCAACTAAAAGAGGCTTTGGAGCCTCATTACGTAAAAGTATATGCTGGTGAGAAGGCGTTGGCGCAGGTAGTGGAGATGGAGACCATTGATGTGGTACTGACTGCCCTTGTTGGTTACTCAGGGCTATTGCCTACCATCAGTGCGATCAACGCAGGCAAACAGATCGCATTGGCCAATAAAGAGACGTTGGTAGTGGCCGGTGAACTGATTACGAGGCTAGCCAGGGAAAAAGGCGTGAACATCTACCCCGTGGACTCGGAGCATTCGGCCATTTTTCAGTGCTTGGTCGGAGAATTTCATAACCCAATAGAAAAACTGATCCTGACTGCCTCAGGAGGACCTTTTAGAGGTAAGGATCGGCTGTTTCTGGAAAATGTCACCAAAGAACAGGCCCTGAAACATCCCAATTGGGACATGGGAGCCAAGATTACCATTGACTCGGCATCGCTGATGAACAAGGGATTGGAAGTGATCGAGGCCAAGTGGCTTTTTGGGGTTCGTCCTGAGCAAATTGAAGTGGTGGTGCATCCACAATCTATCGTTCATTCGTTAGTACAATTTGAAGATGGAAGCATAAAGGCGCAACTTGGTCTTCCAGATATGCGTATCCCTATTCAATTTGCCTTGACATATCCGGACAGAATGGTGTCCGATTTTCCAAGGTTTGACTTTATGCAATATCCTTCGTTGGATTTTGAAAAGCCAGATATGGAGACATTTAAGAACCTCCAACTGGCATTTGACGCATTGGAGCGCGGAGGGAACGCGGCCTGTGTTCTTAATGCCGCCAATGAAGTAGTCGTGGCCGCATTTTTGAGAGATCAGGTAAGGTTTTTGGAAATGTCCGATATCATTGCCGAAACCATGTCAAAAGTTGATTTTGTCAGCTCCCCCAGACTGGAGGACTTTGTGACGACCGACAAGATGGCAAGAATAAAAGCAAAAGAACTAATTAAGATTAACGAATAA
- the lon gene encoding endopeptidase La, producing the protein MKKNDSSLYQSLIVGDFAGEGDMIQLITDDEEDEQSHLENYAEDIPILSVRNTVLFPGVVIPITVGRQRSIKLVKKAHKGDKMIGVCAQTNPNNDDPGWEDIYHVGTIAKIIKMIVLPDGNTTIIIQGKKRFKIRETLTEDPYFQAKVDYLDETFPEGNKQITALEESLKEAAAKILQLNPEIPREAQVALDNIDNTAFLTHFLSSNINAPVEAKQKLLEINDGLDRATLLLEFMMKDIQMLELKSEIHKKVHTDIDQQQRDYFLRQQMKVLQTELGEEGSEKEVEELRLKGRKKNWPEEVGKHFEKELDKILRVNPSAAEYPIALNYAELMVDLPWNEFTNDNFDLKRAKEILDKDHHGLDKVKERIIEYLAVLKLKNDLKGPILCLYGPPGVGKTSLGKSIAKALGRKYIRMSLGGMHDEAEIRGHRKTYVGAMPGKIVQNMKKVQTSNPVYVLDEIDKLSADFRGDPSSAFLEVLDPEQNSSFVDNYLEVEYDLSKVLFIATANSLESIQPALRDRMEVIEVTGYTQEEKVEIAKKHLIPKQRKEHGLKGRDISFDKAAIVKIIEGYTRESGVRSLERQIGTVIRNVAKSIAMEEEYQKKITPVMVRKILGGEMFDKEIYQDNSVAGVVTGLAWTSVGGEILFVESSLSKGKGKLTLSGQLGDVMKESAMTAMSYLRSKADQLGIDNRIFDQYDLHIHVPAGAVPKDGPSAGITMLTALASLYTQKKVKSKLAMTGEITLRGKVMPVGGIKEKILAAKRAGIKDIILCKRNQKDIEEIHERYVKGVNFHFVDTVSEVLDVALLNQKVNDPLKFTFEENKNTVQT; encoded by the coding sequence ATGAAGAAAAATGACAGTTCCTTATATCAATCTCTGATCGTAGGAGACTTTGCGGGAGAAGGAGACATGATCCAGCTGATCACAGATGATGAGGAGGATGAGCAATCACACCTTGAAAATTATGCTGAAGATATTCCCATCCTTTCTGTACGAAACACGGTGTTGTTTCCAGGGGTGGTGATCCCCATCACTGTAGGAAGGCAGCGATCCATTAAATTGGTCAAGAAAGCCCATAAAGGGGATAAGATGATCGGAGTCTGCGCACAGACCAATCCGAACAACGATGATCCAGGCTGGGAAGATATCTACCATGTAGGGACCATTGCCAAGATCATCAAAATGATCGTCTTGCCAGATGGCAATACGACCATTATCATCCAAGGAAAGAAGCGTTTCAAGATCCGGGAGACCCTTACCGAAGATCCTTATTTCCAAGCCAAGGTGGATTATTTGGATGAGACCTTTCCTGAGGGCAATAAACAGATCACGGCTTTGGAGGAGTCCCTGAAAGAGGCTGCTGCCAAGATCCTTCAGCTAAATCCTGAGATTCCCCGTGAGGCCCAAGTTGCTTTGGACAATATCGATAATACGGCCTTTCTGACCCACTTTCTTTCTTCCAATATCAACGCTCCCGTGGAAGCTAAGCAAAAGCTACTGGAAATCAATGATGGCCTGGACAGGGCGACATTGTTACTGGAGTTTATGATGAAGGACATCCAAATGCTGGAGCTGAAGAGTGAGATTCACAAGAAGGTCCATACGGACATTGACCAGCAGCAACGGGATTATTTCCTGCGTCAACAGATGAAAGTCCTGCAGACTGAACTTGGTGAAGAGGGCTCCGAAAAGGAAGTGGAGGAGCTACGCTTAAAGGGGCGGAAGAAAAACTGGCCGGAAGAGGTGGGCAAGCACTTTGAAAAAGAGCTGGACAAGATCCTTCGTGTCAATCCTTCTGCAGCAGAGTATCCGATAGCGCTAAACTATGCGGAGCTGATGGTGGATTTGCCGTGGAATGAGTTTACCAATGATAATTTTGACCTGAAACGGGCCAAGGAAATTTTGGATAAAGATCACCATGGACTGGATAAAGTCAAAGAAAGGATTATCGAGTATTTAGCTGTACTAAAGCTGAAAAATGATCTAAAAGGACCGATCTTATGCCTATATGGCCCTCCTGGTGTAGGGAAGACCTCGCTGGGTAAATCAATAGCAAAAGCCCTGGGAAGGAAATATATCCGGATGTCCCTAGGCGGAATGCATGATGAAGCAGAGATCCGTGGCCATCGCAAGACCTACGTAGGAGCCATGCCGGGCAAGATTGTCCAGAACATGAAGAAGGTACAGACATCCAACCCTGTTTACGTGTTGGATGAGATCGATAAATTGAGTGCCGACTTCCGTGGGGATCCTTCTTCGGCTTTCTTGGAAGTATTGGACCCTGAACAGAACAGTTCATTTGTGGACAATTACCTTGAAGTGGAATACGATCTTTCCAAAGTGTTGTTTATTGCCACGGCCAACTCCCTTGAAAGCATACAGCCTGCGCTGAGAGACAGGATGGAAGTCATTGAGGTGACCGGCTATACCCAAGAAGAGAAAGTGGAAATAGCCAAGAAGCACCTGATCCCCAAACAACGAAAAGAACATGGGCTGAAAGGGAGGGATATTTCTTTTGATAAAGCAGCCATTGTCAAGATCATAGAAGGATACACTAGGGAGTCAGGTGTACGGAGTTTAGAAAGGCAGATCGGCACGGTGATCAGGAATGTGGCTAAATCCATCGCGATGGAAGAGGAGTACCAGAAAAAGATCACGCCGGTAATGGTAAGGAAAATCCTTGGTGGAGAGATGTTTGACAAGGAAATATACCAAGACAATAGCGTAGCTGGTGTAGTTACTGGCTTGGCTTGGACATCGGTAGGTGGAGAAATTCTCTTTGTAGAGTCCTCATTGAGTAAAGGAAAAGGGAAACTCACACTGTCTGGGCAGCTAGGAGACGTGATGAAAGAGTCAGCGATGACTGCCATGTCCTATCTAAGGTCGAAGGCAGATCAATTAGGGATCGACAATAGGATCTTTGACCAATATGACCTGCATATCCACGTCCCCGCAGGAGCAGTTCCTAAGGATGGCCCATCAGCAGGTATTACCATGCTTACGGCGCTAGCCTCGTTGTACACACAGAAGAAAGTGAAGTCAAAACTCGCCATGACCGGTGAGATCACCCTTCGTGGCAAAGTAATGCCTGTAGGGGGAATCAAGGAAAAAATCCTTGCAGCCAAAAGGGCTGGAATTAAGGATATAATCCTTTGTAAGCGTAATCAAAAAGACATCGAAGAAATTCACGAACGCTACGTGAAAGGTGTTAACTTCCACTTCGTGGACACAGTGAGCGAAGTGCTTGATGTAGCGCTGCTCAACCAAAAAGTGAATGATCCTTTGAAATTCACTTTTGAGGAAAACAAGAATACTGTACAAACTTGA
- the hslU gene encoding ATP-dependent protease ATPase subunit HslU, translating into MKEINHLTPRQIVHELDKYIIGQRDAKRNVAIALRNRIRRMMVKSELQKDIVPNNILMIGSTGVGKTEIARRLAKVANAPFTKVEASKFTEVGYVGRDVESMVRDLVEQSINLVKEAKNEEVKERAAENVEDVLLDILIPPVKSPGFSTSRTTTTSSNGDFDPEKASEQELNEKTRERFREKLRNGELEERKVEIDVKQSNPVGVGMIGNGMMDDASMAGLQDMLNGMMPKKTKKRKVTIAEARKILMEEEASKLIDFDEVKEEAIHLAENNGIIFIDEIDKVAKSSKSSSGPDVSREGVQRDLLPIVEGSAVNTKYGLVHTDHVLFIAAGAFHVSKPSDLIPELQGRFPIRVELDSLTQEDFSRILREPKNALTKQYQALFDAEDVSLEYTDDAIEEIARIAFKINEDVENIGARRLHTVMSHLLNDFLFDVPDTIEANAKIMVTKEMVGERLSSLAQNKDLSQYIL; encoded by the coding sequence ATGAAAGAAATTAATCATTTGACACCAAGACAAATAGTCCATGAACTGGACAAATATATCATCGGCCAGCGGGATGCCAAAAGAAATGTGGCCATAGCCCTGCGAAACCGAATCAGAAGAATGATGGTCAAGAGTGAACTCCAAAAGGATATTGTACCCAATAATATCCTGATGATAGGATCCACAGGTGTGGGGAAGACAGAAATAGCCCGGAGGCTGGCAAAAGTGGCCAATGCACCTTTTACGAAAGTGGAAGCTTCCAAATTCACAGAAGTAGGGTATGTGGGACGTGATGTGGAAAGCATGGTCAGGGATTTGGTGGAGCAATCCATCAATTTGGTCAAAGAAGCCAAAAATGAAGAGGTGAAGGAAAGGGCCGCTGAAAATGTCGAAGATGTATTATTGGATATCCTGATTCCACCGGTGAAGTCACCTGGGTTCAGCACTAGTCGTACTACGACAACTTCTAGCAATGGGGATTTTGACCCGGAAAAAGCCTCCGAGCAGGAGCTCAATGAAAAGACCAGGGAGCGTTTCAGGGAAAAGCTTCGGAATGGCGAACTGGAGGAGCGAAAGGTAGAGATCGATGTCAAGCAGTCCAATCCTGTAGGCGTGGGCATGATAGGAAACGGCATGATGGATGATGCCAGCATGGCCGGTCTTCAGGATATGCTGAACGGGATGATGCCCAAAAAGACCAAAAAAAGAAAAGTGACCATAGCTGAAGCCAGAAAGATCCTTATGGAGGAGGAAGCTTCCAAGCTGATTGATTTTGATGAGGTAAAAGAAGAGGCCATTCACTTGGCAGAAAACAACGGCATCATATTTATTGATGAGATTGACAAGGTGGCCAAGAGCAGTAAAAGCAGCAGTGGACCTGATGTCAGCAGAGAAGGTGTCCAGCGAGATTTGCTTCCTATCGTAGAGGGGAGTGCGGTCAATACCAAGTACGGGCTGGTTCATACAGATCACGTGCTGTTTATCGCTGCAGGAGCCTTCCATGTCAGCAAGCCTTCCGACCTGATTCCTGAACTCCAGGGGCGTTTTCCCATAAGGGTGGAGCTTGACAGCCTGACGCAGGAGGACTTCAGCCGCATTCTGAGAGAACCTAAAAACGCCTTGACCAAACAATATCAAGCACTCTTTGATGCCGAGGACGTATCACTGGAGTATACCGATGATGCCATCGAAGAAATCGCGCGGATCGCCTTTAAGATCAATGAAGATGTGGAGAATATCGGGGCAAGACGCTTGCACACGGTAATGAGCCATCTGCTCAATGACTTCTTGTTTGATGTTCCCGACACCATTGAGGCCAATGCCAAGATCATGGTGACCAAGGAAATGGTTGGAGAGCGTTTGAGCTCATTGGCCCAAAACAAGGACTTATCACAATATATACTTTAA
- a CDS encoding SixA phosphatase family protein, which yields MKNLIIYRHAKSSWEDPYLDDHLRPLAERGLRDAPRMAQRLKKGGISPDHFLSSDAERAKATAYITAENLHFPKNEIVLAPVLYHASANTILKTIQNIPNHKHTALVFGHNPGFNELIWKLGGQIDNLPTCGQFGFIFDADNWKEIGQKNAKVWFVDYPKKQS from the coding sequence ATGAAAAATTTGATTATTTATAGACACGCCAAATCTTCTTGGGAAGATCCTTATTTGGATGATCATCTCCGCCCCCTTGCTGAAAGAGGGCTCCGGGATGCTCCGCGCATGGCACAGCGACTTAAAAAAGGAGGTATTTCACCAGATCATTTCCTGTCCTCTGATGCCGAGAGAGCAAAAGCTACCGCTTACATCACTGCAGAAAACCTCCACTTCCCCAAAAATGAGATCGTCCTCGCTCCTGTCCTTTACCACGCCTCAGCCAACACTATCCTAAAAACCATCCAAAACATCCCAAATCACAAACATACCGCCTTGGTTTTTGGGCACAATCCTGGTTTCAATGAGCTGATCTGGAAGTTGGGTGGGCAAATAGACAACCTCCCCACCTGCGGACAATTTGGTTTTATATTTGACGCGGACAATTGGAAAGAAATAGGTCAAAAAAATGCTAAAGTTTGGTTTGTTGACTACCCTAAAAAACAAAGCTGA
- a CDS encoding nucleotidyltransferase substrate binding protein, protein MKTQPLSCEQCFGNFQESLTELQEVIEEINLKGISQKNEQHLHRSFELTHELALNAMTAFFKQQGRPSYSGSRDITLDAFNEELIDDGKGWLDMIICRIKATPVYTEDVQNKVTQNILKNYIHLFENFEKKMNMTLNL, encoded by the coding sequence ATGAAAACACAACCATTATCCTGTGAACAATGCTTTGGAAACTTTCAGGAATCACTTACTGAATTGCAAGAAGTGATCGAAGAGATCAACCTAAAAGGCATCAGTCAAAAAAACGAACAGCACTTACACCGGTCATTTGAGTTAACGCACGAACTCGCCCTTAATGCCATGACTGCATTTTTTAAGCAACAGGGCAGGCCGTCATACAGTGGATCCCGGGACATCACACTCGACGCCTTCAATGAAGAACTCATCGATGATGGCAAAGGCTGGCTGGACATGATCATCTGCCGGATCAAAGCCACCCCTGTCTACACTGAAGATGTACAGAACAAGGTCACACAGAACATTCTGAAAAATTACATTCATCTATTCGAAAATTTCGAAAAAAAAATGAACATGACACTTAACCTATAG
- the rseP gene encoding RIP metalloprotease RseP yields the protein MDTLIMIGQLLLGLSILVGLHEGGHMLAAKMFGMRVEKFSIGFPPKIIGFKYGETEYSLGAIPLGGFVKISGMVDESMDTEQLSTEPQPWEFRAKPAWQRLIVMLGGIIVNVITGVLVFIALTYDRGETYFSRDQVIEHGIVAYDIGQQIGFQDGDKVLDVNGHTYQSLSDLSSGDVLLSENGYYTVDRDGEIIQIDIPRGFINSFSNQEAMSNFIDIGRPFTVEESMKGTPAEELGLQHGDKIVAVNGERVRYFNDFHRKLEEYTGEPISLAYERNGRRMEGEVTVPEDGIIGIHINYLIEPVRKQYSLNESIFKGTEKAFSVVIINAKALGKMFTGEVSTRNVSGPIGMAKIYGSQWDWVKFWSITGLISMILAFMNLLPIPALDGGHVVFLLYEMISGRSPSEKFLENAQKVGMVLLLALMVFAIGNDILKLFTGG from the coding sequence ATGGATACTTTGATAATGATAGGCCAGCTCTTGTTGGGCTTATCGATTTTGGTGGGGTTGCACGAGGGAGGCCACATGCTGGCAGCCAAAATGTTTGGCATGCGTGTGGAGAAATTTTCGATCGGTTTTCCACCTAAGATTATAGGTTTTAAATATGGAGAAACGGAGTATTCCCTTGGAGCCATTCCGTTGGGAGGTTTTGTAAAAATCTCGGGAATGGTCGATGAATCCATGGACACGGAGCAGCTTTCTACCGAACCTCAGCCATGGGAATTCAGGGCTAAGCCTGCTTGGCAGCGTCTGATTGTGATGCTGGGAGGTATCATCGTCAATGTGATTACGGGAGTGCTGGTTTTTATTGCGTTGACCTACGATCGTGGAGAGACCTATTTTTCAAGAGACCAAGTGATAGAGCATGGAATCGTAGCCTATGATATTGGTCAGCAGATCGGCTTTCAGGATGGCGATAAGGTATTGGATGTGAATGGCCATACCTACCAGAGTCTTTCCGATCTGTCAAGCGGGGACGTGTTGCTAAGCGAAAATGGTTATTACACCGTAGATCGGGATGGGGAGATCATCCAAATAGATATCCCAAGGGGCTTTATCAATTCTTTTTCCAACCAGGAAGCGATGTCCAATTTTATTGATATTGGAAGGCCGTTCACGGTGGAGGAGTCGATGAAAGGTACACCGGCGGAAGAGTTGGGATTACAACATGGTGATAAGATAGTTGCCGTGAATGGGGAGCGAGTGAGGTACTTTAATGATTTTCACCGAAAACTGGAGGAATATACCGGAGAGCCTATTTCATTGGCTTATGAACGTAACGGTAGAAGGATGGAAGGAGAGGTCACTGTTCCAGAGGACGGGATAATAGGCATTCATATCAATTACCTTATCGAGCCGGTAAGAAAACAATACAGCCTAAACGAGTCCATTTTCAAAGGAACAGAAAAAGCCTTCAGTGTGGTGATCATCAATGCCAAGGCCCTGGGTAAGATGTTTACCGGAGAGGTTTCTACTAGAAATGTCAGTGGACCGATCGGCATGGCAAAGATTTATGGGAGTCAATGGGACTGGGTGAAATTCTGGAGTATCACGGGTTTGATTTCCATGATCCTGGCCTTTATGAACCTGCTTCCGATTCCTGCGCTGGACGGTGGACATGTGGTGTTTTTGCTATATGAAATGATTTCTGGCAGGAGCCCTTCCGAAAAATTCCTCGAAAATGCCCAAAAAGTAGGCATGGTGTTGCTGCTTGCCTTAATGGTATTTGCGATAGGAAACGATATTTTGAAGTTATTTACAGGAGGATAA
- a CDS encoding SDR family NAD(P)-dependent oxidoreductase, with the protein MTNLFILTGCSKGLGKALLEVLLADAENMVVGISRSPMKGAGNFKHLTLDLTDAEELSSRLDELFPEGDYKKAVLINNAGWIGEIAPIGRLEPAGIAKIHAVNVIAPAILMNAFVQRFAMEPMEKTVVNISSGAAEKNMDGWSGYSSSKAALNRMTGVAQQESEMKGYGIRYFALSPGIVDTPMQEDIRATKQENFSHVEQFKSFKENHELTSPSAVAEKVVFLLDHEEEFDGVLQDVRKF; encoded by the coding sequence ATGACAAATCTATTTATCTTAACTGGATGTAGCAAAGGATTGGGCAAGGCACTTTTGGAGGTGCTCTTGGCGGATGCGGAAAATATGGTGGTTGGGATTTCCCGGTCGCCGATGAAAGGCGCAGGCAATTTTAAGCACCTTACGCTTGACCTTACCGATGCGGAAGAGTTGTCCAGTAGGCTAGATGAGCTCTTTCCGGAGGGGGACTATAAAAAAGCAGTATTGATCAATAATGCGGGATGGATAGGGGAGATCGCGCCGATTGGCCGTTTGGAGCCGGCGGGAATAGCTAAAATTCACGCGGTCAATGTCATCGCTCCGGCGATTTTGATGAATGCATTTGTCCAAAGGTTTGCCATGGAGCCTATGGAGAAAACGGTTGTGAATATCTCATCAGGAGCCGCAGAGAAGAACATGGATGGTTGGTCAGGGTACAGCAGTTCCAAGGCTGCGCTAAACCGGATGACCGGAGTTGCGCAGCAGGAGAGTGAGATGAAAGGGTACGGCATCCGCTATTTTGCCCTTTCTCCTGGGATCGTGGATACGCCCATGCAAGAGGATATCCGCGCTACGAAGCAGGAAAACTTCAGCCATGTGGAACAATTCAAGTCCTTTAAAGAAAACCATGAGTTGACATCTCCTAGTGCGGTAGCGGAAAAGGTAGTCTTTTTATTGGACCATGAAGAGGAATTTGATGGGGTCTTGCAGGATGTGAGGAAGTTTTAA